The Shewanella oneidensis MR-1 genome has a window encoding:
- a CDS encoding alpha/beta hydrolase family protein: protein MKIHLFYKEVIVILKVLLISIFFSFSIQAVTINDFSRHPEFYDVKISPDGKYLATLVNTEGRKTLAFLDSDTFKVIFALGGDKRDQVADYYWVNNERVIVQVEQVRGSLEKPLNYGEIYAVNFDGKKGAMIYGYRAKTPTSNGGFLVDNLKGDDQHVLIRSQALSRRTDVIPEIVKLNIYSGKTRRIKRAPLAYSQFLIDHAGVPRFVAGTDDKFTTQLYYSKGQGDDWQLFGDKFAGAFEPIAFAADNQSIYALKSTDDGPKGLYHYDLSTKKETKLYQSEMVDPTYAIGSQLNEVYGLRIDEDYPNYLYLKPDSVDAKLHKSLVDAFNGDSVLVSSITEDGKQAIVHVSSDRNPGDFYLFDTTQMKARFLMSSRGWINAKEMAETEPFRIKTKDGFTLNGLMTLPKDKKTNLPTVILPHGGPHARDYWGFDPLVQMLANQGFAVVQVNFRGSTGYGKNFEEAGYGKWGTKIQDDIMLATQYAIQQGIADENRMCILGISFGGYSALQSATRYPDTFKCAIGYAGVYDLEMLYNEGDVKDTSWGDAYLDKTLGTDKAALKSQSPVHFVDMLKASVLIIHGEEDKRASIEHANALMKALDKANIPYEKLIKDKEGHGFYKQENIGEANKKIVDFLNRKIGFK, encoded by the coding sequence ATGAAAATTCATTTATTTTATAAAGAAGTTATTGTGATATTAAAAGTATTATTGATTTCTATATTTTTCAGTTTTTCCATCCAAGCGGTGACTATTAATGATTTTTCCCGTCATCCTGAGTTTTATGATGTAAAAATATCACCGGATGGGAAATACCTTGCCACATTAGTTAATACTGAAGGCCGTAAAACTTTAGCATTTTTAGATAGTGACACTTTTAAGGTCATTTTTGCGCTGGGTGGAGACAAGCGCGATCAAGTTGCAGATTACTACTGGGTCAACAATGAACGAGTGATTGTGCAGGTTGAACAGGTTAGAGGCTCATTAGAAAAACCATTAAATTATGGTGAAATCTATGCTGTCAATTTTGATGGTAAGAAAGGAGCAATGATCTATGGTTACCGAGCCAAAACACCGACAAGCAATGGCGGTTTTTTAGTTGATAACCTGAAAGGGGATGATCAACATGTGTTAATCCGCTCTCAAGCTTTAAGTCGACGTACGGATGTGATTCCAGAAATTGTAAAGCTCAATATATATTCAGGAAAAACCCGTCGAATCAAGCGTGCGCCTTTAGCTTATAGTCAGTTTTTAATCGATCATGCTGGAGTCCCGCGTTTTGTTGCAGGGACTGATGATAAATTTACTACGCAACTTTACTATAGCAAAGGGCAAGGCGATGATTGGCAACTCTTTGGTGATAAATTTGCAGGGGCATTTGAGCCAATCGCTTTTGCTGCGGATAATCAAAGTATTTATGCCTTAAAGAGCACAGATGATGGACCAAAAGGCTTATATCACTATGATTTATCGACTAAAAAAGAAACTAAGTTATATCAAAGTGAGATGGTTGATCCAACTTATGCTATCGGTAGTCAATTGAATGAGGTATATGGATTACGGATAGATGAAGATTATCCTAATTACCTTTATCTCAAACCTGACTCAGTCGACGCTAAGCTACACAAGTCCTTAGTCGATGCTTTTAATGGTGATAGCGTACTGGTTAGCAGTATCACTGAGGATGGTAAACAGGCTATTGTGCATGTGAGTAGTGATCGCAATCCAGGTGATTTTTATCTTTTTGATACCACTCAAATGAAAGCGCGCTTTTTAATGAGCAGTAGAGGCTGGATAAATGCCAAGGAAATGGCAGAAACAGAACCTTTTAGAATCAAAACAAAGGATGGTTTTACCTTAAATGGATTGATGACTTTGCCTAAAGATAAAAAAACAAATTTACCTACAGTTATCTTGCCCCATGGTGGCCCACACGCTCGTGATTATTGGGGATTCGACCCATTAGTGCAAATGCTGGCTAATCAAGGTTTTGCTGTGGTGCAAGTGAACTTTAGGGGCTCAACCGGTTATGGTAAAAACTTTGAAGAAGCGGGTTATGGAAAATGGGGCACTAAAATTCAAGACGATATAATGCTGGCAACACAATATGCCATACAACAAGGTATTGCAGATGAAAATCGGATGTGTATTTTAGGTATTAGTTTTGGTGGATATAGTGCTTTGCAGAGTGCGACTCGCTACCCTGATACCTTTAAATGTGCAATTGGTTATGCTGGGGTTTACGATTTAGAAATGTTATATAACGAAGGCGATGTGAAAGATACCAGTTGGGGTGATGCTTATTTAGATAAAACTCTCGGTACAGATAAAGCGGCATTAAAATCTCAATCCCCTGTGCATTTTGTCGATATGCTTAAGGCCTCAGTACTCATTATCCATGGCGAAGAAGATAAAAGAGCGTCTATTGAGCACGCTAACGCTTTAATGAAGGCATTAGATAAAGCAAATATCCCTTATGAGAAACTTATAAAAGACAAAGAAGGTCACGGATTTTATAAGCAAGAAAATATAGGTGAGGCCAATAAGAAAATAGTTGATTTTTTAAATCGGAAAATTGGATTTAAGTAA
- a CDS encoding bacteriocin-like peptide: MEDLKAIDLEQVQGGIDSGLCTALVVGGASLAGGLGAGYLSFGGGFSAGASAGAFLGGFLAAAVCYK; this comes from the coding sequence ATGGAAGATTTAAAAGCAATCGATCTTGAACAAGTTCAAGGTGGAATTGATTCAGGGCTTTGCACGGCATTAGTTGTTGGCGGAGCATCTTTAGCTGGAGGACTGGGAGCTGGATATCTTAGTTTTGGAGGCGGTTTTTCGGCAGGTGCTAGTGCTGGTGCTTTTTTGGGGGGATTTCTAGCAGCTGCCGTTTGTTATAAATAA
- a CDS encoding bacteriocin-like peptide has translation MQELTMNEIEQVNGSSAACVALTGSTTIMGGAIGVIAGGIVGPGGMATGGFWGAQFGQSIGLALCSQLR, from the coding sequence ATGCAAGAATTAACAATGAATGAAATTGAGCAGGTTAATGGAAGTTCAGCCGCATGTGTAGCACTTACGGGTAGCACTACTATCATGGGAGGAGCTATTGGTGTGATCGCCGGAGGTATAGTTGGACCTGGAGGTATGGCTACAGGCGGTTTCTGGGGAGCCCAATTTGGTCAATCAATAGGCTTAGCACTTTGTTCACAATTAAGATAA
- a CDS encoding peptidase domain-containing ABC transporter — MTIATDKHAALMASESNSPVDLLEFSGNKRVPLILQAEMAECGLACMAMIASFNGHKLDMAALRKRFTANLKGMNLQQLISLGDSIGLSSRALKCPLEEVGKLALPCILHWDMNHFVVLTGVTKKSISINDPAAGKRTLSLQEFAKHFTGIALELTPTKAFVKQDERQQMRLSQLWTKISGVNAALITLLLLSVLLQVFALVTPYYMQWVVDEVLVSQDQPLLIVLAIGFGLLVVINVFTTGVRSWLVLRVSSLLNMQMGVNLLRHLLRLPMNYFEKRHIGDLVSRFGSLAQVRERLTTGLVETVVDGVMSIAVLVMMLIYSVKLTLVVMAAVALYTLMRFALYRPLHRATEESIQAKAKEQSNFLENIRGIQTIKLFTCESARQGIWQNRYSEVINADIRLGRLKISFDAMNKLLFGVENIIVIYMAAMIVMSGGLTIGMVLAFIAYKNQMTERVASLIEQLIMFRMLRLHLDRISDIALHEQEAHQEGFTPLNVVKGRLSLENVSFRYGENEPEVVSNLSLDIQAGESVAIVGASGCGKTTLVKLMLGLLVPSSGRILLDGQAIQQIGLTQYRQQIAAVMQDDTLLSGSIADNITFFDPEPNYVKMQQCAQLAVIDMDIAHMPMGYNSLVGDMGNQFSGGQVQRLLLARALYQSPSILFMDEATSHLDIMNEAKISEQIKNLNMTRIIIAHRPETIKQADRVVVMHQGKIMTAEELQQAQSAS, encoded by the coding sequence ATGACAATTGCAACTGACAAACATGCCGCCTTGATGGCAAGCGAGAGCAATAGTCCCGTTGACTTACTTGAGTTCTCTGGCAATAAGCGTGTGCCACTTATTTTACAAGCTGAAATGGCGGAATGCGGTCTTGCCTGTATGGCGATGATAGCAAGCTTCAACGGTCACAAGTTAGACATGGCGGCGTTACGCAAGCGCTTCACCGCTAATTTAAAAGGGATGAATTTACAGCAGTTAATTTCATTAGGTGATTCTATTGGACTCTCCAGTCGAGCGCTCAAGTGCCCGTTGGAAGAGGTAGGTAAGTTAGCACTACCTTGTATTCTCCATTGGGATATGAATCACTTTGTTGTACTCACTGGTGTCACTAAAAAAAGCATCAGCATAAATGACCCTGCTGCTGGTAAACGCACCTTATCGCTGCAGGAATTTGCTAAACATTTTACAGGAATTGCACTTGAGTTGACACCGACGAAGGCGTTTGTAAAACAAGATGAACGCCAGCAAATGCGATTAAGCCAACTGTGGACCAAAATCAGTGGCGTTAACGCAGCGTTGATAACATTGCTGCTCTTATCCGTATTATTACAGGTATTTGCGTTAGTCACGCCTTATTACATGCAATGGGTGGTTGATGAGGTATTGGTGAGTCAGGACCAGCCTTTGCTGATTGTGCTAGCCATTGGCTTCGGGCTGTTGGTGGTGATAAACGTGTTTACCACCGGTGTGCGCAGCTGGCTAGTGTTAAGGGTTTCTAGCCTATTGAATATGCAAATGGGGGTTAATTTACTGCGCCATCTATTGCGCTTACCCATGAACTATTTTGAAAAGCGGCATATTGGTGATTTAGTGTCGCGTTTTGGCTCTTTGGCACAAGTACGTGAGCGGCTAACGACAGGCCTAGTTGAAACGGTTGTTGATGGAGTCATGTCCATTGCGGTTTTAGTGATGATGCTGATTTACAGTGTAAAACTCACGCTTGTCGTCATGGCTGCTGTGGCATTGTATACCTTGATGCGTTTCGCATTATACAGGCCACTTCATCGAGCCACAGAAGAGTCGATTCAAGCAAAAGCAAAAGAGCAAAGTAACTTTTTGGAAAATATCCGAGGTATTCAAACCATCAAGTTATTTACCTGTGAAAGCGCTAGGCAAGGTATTTGGCAAAATCGCTACAGTGAAGTCATCAATGCTGACATTCGTTTAGGTAGGCTAAAAATCAGCTTCGATGCAATGAACAAACTGTTGTTTGGAGTTGAAAATATCATTGTGATTTACATGGCGGCAATGATTGTCATGAGTGGTGGCCTCACCATCGGCATGGTATTAGCCTTTATTGCTTACAAAAATCAAATGACTGAGCGAGTGGCAAGCTTAATTGAACAGTTAATTATGTTTCGTATGTTGCGATTACACCTTGACCGTATCTCTGACATTGCTCTCCACGAGCAAGAGGCTCATCAAGAAGGCTTTACACCGCTCAATGTTGTCAAAGGGCGCTTAAGTTTAGAGAACGTAAGCTTTCGTTATGGTGAAAATGAGCCCGAGGTGGTTAGCAACCTGAGCCTCGATATTCAGGCGGGAGAATCTGTCGCTATAGTGGGGGCTTCTGGTTGTGGCAAGACCACCTTAGTGAAACTGATGCTAGGGCTATTAGTCCCCTCGAGTGGACGTATTTTGCTCGATGGCCAAGCGATACAACAGATTGGATTAACACAATATCGGCAGCAAATCGCAGCCGTTATGCAGGACGATACTCTGCTTTCAGGCTCGATTGCTGACAATATTACGTTTTTCGACCCTGAGCCTAATTACGTAAAAATGCAACAATGTGCACAATTGGCGGTGATTGATATGGATATCGCACATATGCCCATGGGGTATAACAGTTTAGTGGGCGATATGGGGAATCAGTTTTCGGGTGGGCAAGTACAGCGTTTATTGCTAGCACGAGCCTTATATCAGTCACCCTCGATTTTGTTTATGGATGAAGCTACAAGTCATCTCGACATTATGAATGAGGCTAAAATCAGTGAGCAGATAAAAAACCTAAATATGACCCGCATTATCATTGCCCATAGACCAGAAACCATTAAGCAGGCAGATAGAGTGGTTGTGATGCATCAAGGGAAAATAATGACTGCTGAAGAATTACAGCAAGCCCAGTCCGCGTCATAA
- a CDS encoding HlyD family efflux transporter periplasmic adaptor subunit yields MSDLFRQQVVNEQKQRLYGDISLAQPLSIYTISIAILLIVTAIILFLYFSHYARKETVRGYLVPDKGVIKTYANRIGNVDILHVKEGSDVNAGDPLVTVIIRSSMASGFELSETLISELKQQQSILNQELDNNIELNAAETLRLKKRLSDLSESMKVLSRQKQLLADKLNIQVAQKKQHDKLYKDGYLSELDYQLQLSKLIEVKQEVENLESNKISIDRELNQTHAELVSLPFQFNLKQSDVHKRQSDIQRQLNEAENSYTFVIRAQESGTVAAVSVVEGEFIASNRPLMSIIPKGSSLVAELLLPTRSAGFVKQGDEARLRFDAFPYQRFGFLHSEVLRVDKALLLDGEADLPVKLSEPVYRIKTTLSAQDMQAYGEAFPLKSGMLLEADIVLDRRTLLDWLLDPIYSLRGRVS; encoded by the coding sequence ATGTCTGACTTATTTCGCCAACAAGTAGTTAACGAACAAAAGCAGCGGCTATATGGCGATATATCGTTAGCTCAACCATTATCTATATACACTATTTCCATAGCCATATTATTAATCGTTACTGCGATTATTTTATTTTTATATTTTTCACATTACGCTCGCAAAGAAACGGTTCGCGGATATCTTGTCCCCGATAAAGGTGTGATAAAAACCTATGCTAATCGCATTGGAAATGTGGATATCTTGCACGTAAAGGAAGGTAGTGATGTCAATGCAGGCGACCCATTAGTAACAGTCATAATAAGAAGCAGCATGGCATCTGGTTTTGAGTTAAGCGAAACACTGATAAGTGAGTTAAAACAACAGCAAAGTATTTTAAATCAAGAATTAGATAACAACATAGAGCTGAATGCAGCCGAGACTCTTAGGCTCAAAAAAAGGTTGTCTGACTTATCAGAATCGATGAAGGTATTATCTAGACAAAAACAGTTGTTAGCAGATAAATTAAACATACAAGTTGCACAGAAAAAACAACACGACAAGCTCTACAAAGATGGTTATTTATCAGAGCTTGATTATCAGCTTCAATTATCAAAATTAATTGAAGTAAAGCAAGAAGTGGAAAACTTAGAGTCGAACAAAATATCGATTGACCGCGAGTTAAATCAAACTCACGCTGAATTAGTGAGCTTACCGTTCCAATTTAATTTAAAACAGTCAGATGTTCATAAGCGCCAATCTGATATTCAAAGACAATTAAATGAAGCGGAGAATAGTTACACATTTGTTATACGCGCTCAAGAATCAGGTACTGTGGCGGCAGTAAGTGTTGTTGAGGGCGAGTTTATTGCCAGCAATCGCCCATTAATGAGCATTATCCCAAAGGGCTCTTCATTGGTAGCAGAGTTATTACTACCAACAAGAAGTGCGGGGTTTGTTAAACAGGGTGATGAGGCTAGATTACGCTTTGATGCATTTCCTTATCAACGGTTTGGTTTTCTGCACAGTGAGGTATTGCGTGTAGATAAAGCATTACTACTCGATGGTGAAGCCGATTTACCCGTTAAGTTATCAGAGCCTGTTTACCGTATAAAGACAACCTTATCCGCGCAAGACATGCAGGCCTATGGTGAAGCATTCCCCCTTAAAAGCGGCATGCTCTTAGAGGCAGATATAGTTCTGGACAGGCGCACGCTGCTCGATTGGTTGCTTGACCCAATTTACAGCCTGCGCGGAAGGGTGAGTTAA
- a CDS encoding DUF7146 domain-containing protein — MGLDQNTNQYFNEAKPITESPVQTYLAKQGIDITQHENIRFHPAVFSSETRQTYPALITNITNEKNETKAVEITYLDKSSSDIAALKINKRILGSKSGNSTIISKGNNSDYSIVAVGVENALKINADNKNGADIIALNNNNDTKTINTHELRENVIVVLDSNNAQDTTKLSNDLTDKFSKENKHAIIIEPSSIPEGLNKHETIKQLVNEAVHNITKKDTTISKMIQSLNNDIAGSRNITAKEDSDNLSASRIKHDEHYQHLAMDSDRASKEKPLEFDTPNIGEKTR, encoded by the coding sequence ATGGGATTAGACCAGAACACTAATCAATACTTTAATGAGGCTAAGCCCATTACTGAATCCCCTGTACAAACCTATTTAGCTAAGCAGGGAATTGATATCACACAACACGAAAACATCCGTTTTCATCCTGCGGTTTTTTCATCTGAAACACGCCAAACTTATCCAGCTTTAATAACAAATATCACCAATGAAAAGAATGAGACCAAGGCAGTCGAAATTACTTACCTTGATAAATCCAGCAGTGACATTGCAGCGCTTAAAATAAACAAGCGCATACTGGGCTCTAAATCTGGTAACAGTACGATTATCAGCAAAGGGAATAATTCAGACTATAGTATTGTCGCTGTCGGCGTAGAGAATGCGCTTAAGATAAATGCCGACAATAAAAATGGGGCTGATATTATTGCACTAAATAATAACAACGATACAAAAACCATCAACACTCATGAATTACGTGAAAACGTCATTGTGGTACTTGACAGTAACAATGCACAAGACACAACTAAACTATCAAACGACTTAACTGATAAGTTTAGCAAAGAGAATAAGCACGCTATCATTATTGAGCCAAGCTCAATCCCCGAAGGGCTTAATAAGCACGAAACCATTAAACAATTAGTGAATGAAGCCGTTCATAACATCACGAAAAAAGACACCACAATATCTAAAATGATCCAATCATTAAATAATGACATTGCAGGTTCGAGAAACATAACGGCTAAAGAGGACAGCGATAATTTATCGGCCAGTAGAATTAAGCATGATGAACACTATCAACATTTAGCAATGGATAGTGACCGAGCATCAAAAGAAAAACCTCTCGAATTTGACACACCTAATATTGGCGAAAAAACCAGATAA
- a CDS encoding IS3-like element ISSod1 family transposase (programmed frameshift): MSLKKSHKSYPQAFKDEAVLMVLEQGYSVADAAKSLGVSTSLLYNWKEKHEALQQGITLEESERDELKRLRRENKELRMEKEIPKKGKRLLCERNEVRFRFIKLQSHLFPITLLCRVMSVSKSGYYDWHKRPANVISVETLKLYRLVRQLFKQSRGSLGNREMVKKLRKEGYQVGRYLVRKIMHRLRLKATQRCAYKVTTQRKHSDAVADNLLNMNFNPVSANQVWAGDVTYLKTGEGWMYLAVVMDLYSRRIVGWRIDKRMTTDLISKALIKAYNLRQPARGLVFHSDRGSQYTSKQFGRLLSSYGIRASMGDVGACWDNAVVERFFGSLKHDWIFKVAQPTREFMKQDVTAYIKYYNLERLHSANNDLSPVEFENSQVKVSSLG; encoded by the exons ATGAGTCTGAAAAAATCACATAAGAGTTATCCGCAGGCATTTAAAGATGAAGCCGTCTTGATGGTGCTGGAGCAAGGTTATAGCGTTGCCGATGCGGCAAAGTCTCTTGGAGTTAGCACGAGCCTGCTTTACAACTGGAAGGAAAAACACGAAGCCCTGCAACAAGGCATCACCTTAGAAGAGTCTGAGCGTGATGAGTTGAAGCGATTGCGTAGAGAAAACAAAGAATTACGCATGGAGAAAGAAATTC CTAAAAAAGGCAAGCGCCTTCTTTGCGAGAGAAATGAAGTAAGATTTCGTTTCATCAAACTGCAATCTCACCTGTTTCCCATAACACTGTTATGTCGAGTAATGAGTGTCAGTAAGTCAGGCTATTACGATTGGCATAAACGCCCTGCAAACGTGATAAGCGTTGAAACACTGAAGCTTTATCGCCTTGTTCGACAGCTATTTAAGCAAAGTCGAGGCAGCTTAGGGAATCGTGAAATGGTGAAGAAATTGCGCAAGGAAGGCTACCAGGTTGGTCGCTATCTCGTTCGTAAAATTATGCACCGCCTTCGACTCAAAGCAACCCAGCGATGTGCTTACAAGGTGACGACACAGCGAAAACACTCAGATGCAGTGGCTGATAACCTGTTAAACATGAACTTTAATCCAGTATCGGCTAATCAGGTCTGGGCGGGTGACGTGACCTATTTAAAGACGGGTGAAGGCTGGATGTACTTAGCTGTGGTGATGGATTTATATTCACGCCGGATTGTGGGATGGCGCATAGACAAACGCATGACCACAGATTTGATATCCAAGGCATTAATAAAAGCCTACAACCTGCGACAACCAGCGCGAGGGCTGGTATTTCACAGTGACCGAGGCTCGCAATATACCAGTAAACAATTCGGTAGGCTGCTATCGAGCTATGGTATCCGAGCCAGCATGGGTGATGTGGGTGCGTGTTGGGATAATGCCGTTGTTGAGCGATTCTTTGGTAGCTTGAAACACGATTGGATTTTTAAAGTTGCTCAACCAACAAGGGAGTTTATGAAGCAAGATGTGACGGCTTACATCAAATATTACAACTTGGAGCGACTTCATTCTGCTAATAACGATCTGTCACCTGTAGAGTTTGAGAATTCTCAAGTAAAAGTGTCCAGTTTGGGTTGA